In Sphingomonas panacisoli, one genomic interval encodes:
- a CDS encoding dicarboxylate/amino acid:cation symporter produces MAKRLTTYILIGLVLGIVVGWAINARFDAGTPASADLLKHIASYISIITTIFLQLIKMIIAPLVFSTLVVGIAHMGDTGALGRVGLKSLLWFIGASLMSLTLGLALVHLLQPGVGLNLPMPPAAAAADTIGLDKAGFDPTKFVKHIFPASIIDVMATNEILPIVIFSCFFGVAITAVGDKAKPIVRAMEGVVAVMLQITDYVMRFAPFAVFAAMAAALVEHGPRVIGKLAYFMGSVYVGLGTLWLLLIGLAFLVIGRRVVRLLRFVRDPALLAFSTASSEAALPRTLEALERFGVPPRIASFVLPLGYSFNLDGSMMYMTFASLFIAQAYNIPMSIGAQVGMLLMLMVTSKGIAGVPRASLVVIAANLDMFHLPGAGLLLVLAVDNFLDMGRSATNVLGNAIAASVVAKWEGVLGPEQAPDFTPLPAPGHGLDGKD; encoded by the coding sequence TTGGCGAAGCGGCTGACGACCTACATTCTGATCGGGCTGGTGCTCGGCATCGTGGTCGGCTGGGCGATCAACGCGCGATTCGATGCCGGCACTCCGGCGTCGGCCGACCTGCTCAAGCATATTGCCAGTTACATCTCGATCATCACGACAATCTTTCTTCAGCTCATCAAGATGATCATCGCGCCGTTGGTGTTCTCGACGCTAGTCGTGGGCATCGCTCACATGGGCGATACCGGTGCACTGGGCCGTGTGGGCTTGAAATCGCTCTTATGGTTCATCGGCGCCAGCCTGATGTCGCTCACGCTGGGACTCGCCTTGGTCCACCTGCTCCAGCCTGGAGTCGGGCTAAATCTGCCCATGCCACCGGCCGCCGCTGCGGCTGATACTATCGGGCTCGACAAAGCCGGGTTCGATCCGACGAAGTTCGTCAAACATATCTTCCCGGCTTCGATCATCGACGTCATGGCTACCAACGAGATCCTGCCGATCGTCATCTTCTCCTGCTTCTTCGGCGTTGCGATCACCGCGGTCGGCGACAAGGCCAAGCCGATCGTCCGCGCGATGGAAGGCGTCGTGGCGGTCATGTTGCAGATCACCGACTATGTGATGCGGTTCGCGCCGTTCGCAGTGTTCGCCGCGATGGCCGCGGCCCTGGTCGAACACGGTCCCCGCGTGATCGGCAAGCTCGCTTACTTCATGGGTAGCGTCTATGTCGGGCTCGGCACATTGTGGCTGTTGCTCATTGGTTTGGCTTTCCTGGTCATCGGCCGACGCGTTGTGCGATTGCTGCGGTTTGTCCGCGACCCCGCGCTCCTCGCCTTCTCCACCGCGTCCTCCGAAGCAGCGCTACCGCGGACGCTGGAAGCGCTCGAACGGTTCGGCGTGCCGCCACGGATTGCCAGCTTCGTGCTGCCGCTCGGCTATTCGTTCAATCTCGACGGATCGATGATGTACATGACGTTCGCGTCGCTGTTCATCGCCCAGGCCTATAACATCCCCATGTCGATCGGCGCGCAGGTCGGCATGTTGCTGATGCTGATGGTGACGTCGAAGGGCATTGCGGGCGTACCGCGCGCCAGCCTCGTGGTGATCGCAGCGAACCTCGACATGTTCCATCTGCCGGGCGCAGGGCTATTGCTGGTGCTGGCGGTCGACAATTTCCTCGACATGGGGCGGTCGGCTACCAACGTCCTGGGCAATGCGATCGCCGCCAGCGTCGTGGCGAAGTGGGAAGGCGTGTTGGGGCCGGAACAGGCGCCCGATTTCACACCGCTTCCCGCACCCGGTCACGGGTTGGACGGCAAGGACTAA
- a CDS encoding M24 family metallopeptidase encodes MPDPRFSPARRAVLAAAAVAPLVVSAAARAAEPDLSALKDMTSGVTPIGPDERARRLAKAQTLMKANGIGAVLIEPGSSLIYFTGIRWGRSERAMLAVLPAEGEPCIVSPFFEEPRMRETLAIPAEVRVWQEDEDPLKVVAGFLRDRKLAARPVAIEETVRFFIPDMLARALPGAKIVSGNPVVRGCRMIKTPTELALMQLATDITIAAYRWTYPRIEKGMTGRDIGALMNAATGKLGGDPEFSLILIGEAAAYPHGTQAVHRVADGEIVLMDCGCTVQGYQSDVSRTFVLGSASKEQRMVWDQAHQGQQTALAAAKLGVPAGSVDDAVRKLYEGFGYGPGYKLPGCSHRTGHGIGLDGHEPVNLVRGETTRLAPGMCFSNEPGIYIPGKFGVRLEDCFHMTDTGPKWFSTPPPSIDQPFG; translated from the coding sequence ATGCCCGATCCCCGCTTTTCGCCCGCTCGCCGCGCCGTCCTCGCCGCGGCCGCCGTCGCGCCCTTGGTCGTCTCGGCCGCCGCGCGTGCCGCCGAGCCCGATCTGTCCGCGTTGAAGGACATGACGTCGGGCGTGACGCCGATCGGTCCCGACGAACGCGCGCGCCGGCTGGCGAAGGCGCAGACGCTGATGAAGGCGAACGGGATCGGCGCGGTACTGATCGAGCCGGGGTCGAGCCTGATCTATTTCACCGGCATCCGCTGGGGCCGCAGCGAACGCGCGATGCTCGCGGTGCTGCCCGCCGAGGGCGAACCGTGCATCGTGTCGCCCTTTTTCGAAGAACCGCGGATGCGCGAAACGCTCGCGATCCCGGCCGAGGTGCGCGTCTGGCAGGAGGACGAGGATCCGCTCAAGGTCGTCGCCGGTTTCCTGCGCGACCGAAAGCTCGCCGCCAGACCAGTCGCGATCGAGGAAACCGTCCGTTTCTTCATCCCGGACATGCTCGCGCGTGCGCTCCCGGGCGCCAAGATCGTGTCGGGGAACCCCGTCGTGCGCGGCTGCCGGATGATCAAGACGCCGACCGAGCTCGCGCTGATGCAGTTGGCGACCGATATCACGATCGCGGCGTATCGCTGGACCTATCCGCGAATCGAAAAGGGCATGACGGGGCGCGACATCGGCGCGCTGATGAACGCCGCGACGGGGAAGCTCGGCGGCGATCCCGAATTCAGTCTGATCCTGATCGGGGAGGCGGCCGCCTATCCGCACGGTACGCAGGCGGTGCATCGCGTGGCCGATGGCGAGATCGTGCTGATGGATTGCGGCTGCACGGTGCAGGGCTATCAGTCCGACGTGTCGCGCACCTTCGTGCTCGGCAGCGCGAGCAAGGAACAGCGGATGGTGTGGGATCAGGCGCACCAAGGGCAGCAGACCGCGCTCGCGGCGGCGAAGCTTGGCGTTCCGGCCGGCAGCGTCGATGACGCCGTGCGCAAACTCTACGAAGGGTTCGGCTACGGGCCGGGGTACAAGCTGCCCGGCTGTTCGCACCGCACGGGACATGGCATCGGGCTAGACGGGCACGAACCGGTCAATCTAGTGCGCGGCGAAACGACCAGGCTCGCACCCGGCATGTGCTTTTCGAACGAGCCCGGCATCTACATTCCCGGCAAGTTCGGCGTGCGGCTGGAGGATTGCTTCCACATGACCGATACCGGCCCGAAATGGTTCAGCACCCCGCCACCGTCGATCGACCAGCCGTTCGGCTGA
- the alaS gene encoding alanine--tRNA ligase encodes MTSTNDIRRGFLDYFGKEGHSVVPSAPLVPQNDPTLMFVNAGMVPFKNVFIGLETRPYSTATSGQKCVRAGGKHNDLDNVGYTARHHTFFEMLGNFSFGDYFKDRAITLAWNLLTKEWGIAKDRLTVTVYHTDDDAYDLWKKIAGLPDERIIRIATKDNFWAMGSDGPCGPCSEIFFDHGDHIPGGPPGSPDEDGDRFVEIWNLVFMQFLQENDEIIGGLPKPSIDTGMGLERIAAVMQGVHDNYDTDTFKALIAASGALTHTATTGDNQASHRVIADHLRTSGFLVADGVLPANEGRGYVLRRIMRRAMRHAHLLGAKDPLMHRLVPALVAEMGAAYPELVRAQPLIEATLQQEETQFRKTLDKGLKLLDEATAGMAAGTTLSGETAFKLYDTYGFPYDLTEDALRAQGLQVDREAFDAAMAEQKRAARAAWKGSGDKGSDELWFDLAEEKGGTEFTGYTSEQGEGEVVALVKGGARVDRASAGDEVDIVLNQTPFYAESGGQVGDAGIATTDKGFKGRVFDTAKHLGRVWAHRTKIESGEIAVGDAVHLVVDGERRNAIRANHSATHLLHAALRERLGTHVAQKGSLVAPDRLRFDFSQPVAVEADALAAVEADVNAYIRQNDAVSTRLMTPDEAIAEGAMALFGEKYGDEVRVVSMGRANDENGGQKIYSLELCGGTHVNATGDIGLFKVVSEGAVSSGVRRVEALTGEAARTYLASRDEKLREAAAALKSSPDEVPARVAQLVEDRRRLERELAEAKKALALGGGGGAAPAGPEQVGGVNFVGQVVDGLDPKGLRGAVDEAKQRIGSGVAMIVAVNDGRASVAVGVTDDLTARLNAVDLLKQAVVALGGQGGGGRPDMAQGGGPDGTKGDDAVAVVKAALAG; translated from the coding sequence ATGACATCGACCAACGACATCCGCCGCGGCTTCCTCGATTATTTCGGCAAGGAGGGGCACAGCGTCGTCCCGTCGGCGCCGCTGGTGCCGCAGAACGACCCGACCCTGATGTTCGTCAACGCCGGAATGGTGCCGTTCAAGAACGTTTTCATCGGCCTGGAAACGCGGCCTTATTCCACCGCGACGTCGGGCCAGAAGTGCGTGCGGGCGGGCGGCAAGCATAACGACCTCGACAATGTAGGCTATACGGCGCGGCACCATACGTTCTTCGAAATGCTCGGCAATTTCTCGTTCGGCGATTATTTCAAGGACCGTGCGATTACGCTCGCATGGAATCTGCTGACGAAGGAATGGGGGATCGCGAAGGATCGCCTGACCGTCACCGTCTATCATACCGACGACGACGCGTACGACCTGTGGAAGAAGATCGCCGGCCTGCCCGACGAGCGCATCATCCGCATCGCGACCAAGGACAATTTCTGGGCGATGGGATCGGACGGACCGTGCGGGCCGTGTTCCGAGATATTCTTCGACCATGGCGATCACATTCCCGGCGGACCTCCGGGCAGCCCCGACGAGGACGGCGATCGCTTCGTCGAGATATGGAACCTGGTCTTCATGCAGTTTCTGCAGGAAAACGACGAGATCATCGGTGGCCTGCCCAAGCCGTCGATCGACACCGGCATGGGGCTCGAACGCATCGCCGCGGTGATGCAGGGCGTCCACGACAATTATGACACCGACACGTTCAAGGCGCTGATCGCCGCATCGGGCGCGCTGACGCACACCGCGACGACCGGCGACAACCAGGCGAGCCATCGCGTGATCGCCGACCATCTGCGTACCTCGGGTTTTCTGGTGGCGGACGGCGTGCTGCCCGCGAATGAGGGACGCGGCTATGTGCTCCGCCGGATCATGCGTCGCGCGATGCGGCATGCGCATCTGCTGGGGGCGAAAGACCCGTTGATGCACCGGCTGGTGCCGGCATTGGTCGCGGAGATGGGTGCGGCCTATCCCGAACTCGTCCGCGCGCAGCCGCTGATCGAAGCGACGCTGCAGCAGGAAGAAACGCAGTTCCGCAAGACGCTCGACAAGGGGCTCAAGCTGCTCGACGAGGCGACTGCGGGCATGGCCGCCGGCACGACGCTGTCGGGCGAGACCGCGTTCAAGCTCTACGACACGTACGGCTTCCCGTACGACCTGACTGAGGACGCCTTGCGCGCGCAGGGCTTGCAGGTGGATCGCGAAGCGTTCGACGCCGCGATGGCCGAACAAAAGCGGGCCGCGCGTGCCGCATGGAAGGGGTCGGGCGACAAGGGCTCGGACGAACTGTGGTTCGACCTCGCCGAGGAAAAGGGCGGGACGGAGTTTACGGGCTACACGTCGGAGCAAGGCGAGGGTGAGGTCGTCGCGCTGGTCAAGGGCGGCGCCCGGGTCGATCGCGCGAGTGCGGGCGACGAGGTCGATATCGTGCTCAACCAGACCCCGTTCTATGCCGAAAGCGGCGGCCAGGTCGGCGACGCCGGGATCGCGACGACCGACAAGGGCTTCAAGGGCCGCGTGTTCGACACGGCCAAGCATCTCGGGCGCGTTTGGGCGCACCGGACCAAGATCGAAAGCGGCGAGATCGCGGTCGGCGACGCCGTGCACCTCGTGGTCGATGGCGAGCGCCGCAACGCGATCCGGGCCAACCACTCCGCTACGCACCTATTGCACGCGGCGCTGCGCGAGCGGCTCGGCACACATGTCGCGCAGAAGGGATCGCTGGTCGCGCCCGACCGGCTGCGCTTCGACTTCTCGCAACCGGTGGCGGTCGAGGCCGACGCGCTGGCGGCGGTCGAAGCCGACGTGAACGCCTATATCCGTCAGAACGACGCAGTGTCGACGCGGCTGATGACGCCCGACGAGGCGATCGCCGAGGGCGCGATGGCGCTGTTCGGCGAGAAATACGGCGACGAGGTCCGCGTCGTGTCGATGGGGCGTGCCAATGACGAAAATGGGGGGCAGAAGATCTACAGCCTCGAACTGTGCGGCGGCACGCATGTCAACGCGACCGGCGATATTGGGCTGTTCAAGGTCGTGAGCGAAGGCGCGGTGTCGTCGGGCGTGCGACGCGTCGAAGCGCTGACCGGCGAAGCGGCGCGCACCTACCTCGCCAGCCGCGACGAGAAGCTGCGTGAAGCTGCCGCGGCGCTGAAGTCGTCGCCCGACGAGGTGCCGGCCCGCGTCGCGCAACTGGTCGAGGACCGCCGCCGGCTCGAACGCGAACTTGCCGAGGCGAAGAAAGCGCTCGCGCTTGGCGGCGGCGGCGGTGCCGCACCGGCCGGACCCGAACAGGTCGGCGGCGTCAATTTCGTCGGCCAGGTGGTCGATGGGCTCGACCCGAAAGGCCTGCGCGGCGCGGTCGATGAGGCCAAGCAGCGGATCGGGTCGGGCGTCGCGATGATCGTCGCGGTCAACGACGGCCGCGCGTCGGTCGCGGTCGGCGTGACCGACGATCTGACCGCACGGCTCAATGCGGTCGATCTGCTCAAACAGGCGGTCGTGGCGCTCGGCGGCCAGGGCGGCGGCGGCCGCCCCGACATGGCGCAGGGCGGCGGGCCGGACGGTACCAAGGGTGACGACGCGGTCGCGGTGGTGAAGGCGGCGTTGGCCGGCTAA
- a CDS encoding cation:proton antiporter yields the protein MAMGLDNTGFSDALVILGAAGIVIPAFARFKVSPVIGFILVGMLVGPAGLGTLVKQQPWLYHFTITDPHSIEPFAEFGITLLLFSIGLELSLKRLWGMRSAVFGVGAAELFGCAAVIGGALLVGGNSWTAGLGLGLALALSSTALVLPIAGTESPVGRSAFAMLLFEDLALVPIIFVLAALGGGAASGVFNTLLWGAVSIAAIFLVGRFVLPRLFAQAARTKSPELFLAISLLVVIVASLATSAAGLSPIVGALLAGLLIAETEYHSEVEVITAPFKGLALGVFLITVGMSLNLETLLANWTDFVLALAGVVAAKSLVTFLLLRLSGARSGTAAETSLLMSSPSETTLIVLGTAASAGLIAAGDAAFWQTVTALGLTITPALAEIGRVVARRIEAREGVGADLQIDDEGPGTVVIGFGRVGKMVADMLKEHGQPYLAVEADIDAAKIARRDGYSVVFGDVARSELVDRLNLGRAKALVLTMDDPVLTVRLTKRVRGWVPGLTIVARARDAAHAAELYKAGVTDAVPETLESSLQLSEAVLVDLGVAMGPVIASIHEKRDELRKEIKEAADMTREPRLKRARRSEA from the coding sequence ATGGCAATGGGTTTAGATAACACAGGTTTCAGCGACGCGCTGGTGATCCTCGGCGCGGCGGGCATCGTGATCCCGGCGTTCGCGCGTTTCAAGGTCAGTCCGGTGATCGGCTTCATCCTCGTCGGGATGCTGGTCGGACCCGCCGGGCTGGGCACGTTGGTGAAGCAGCAGCCCTGGCTCTACCACTTCACGATCACCGACCCGCACTCGATCGAGCCGTTCGCCGAGTTCGGGATCACCCTGCTGCTGTTTTCGATCGGGTTAGAGCTGTCGCTCAAGCGGCTATGGGGCATGCGCAGCGCGGTATTCGGCGTCGGCGCGGCGGAACTGTTCGGGTGCGCAGCGGTAATCGGCGGCGCGTTGCTGGTCGGGGGCAATAGCTGGACGGCGGGGCTTGGCCTGGGTCTCGCCCTCGCCTTGTCGTCGACCGCCCTGGTCCTGCCGATCGCCGGGACCGAAAGCCCGGTGGGGCGTAGCGCATTCGCGATGCTGCTGTTCGAGGATCTGGCGCTGGTGCCGATCATCTTTGTGCTCGCGGCACTCGGTGGCGGTGCGGCGAGCGGGGTGTTCAACACCCTGCTTTGGGGCGCGGTCAGCATCGCCGCGATCTTCCTGGTCGGCCGCTTCGTCCTGCCGCGGCTATTCGCGCAGGCCGCGCGCACCAAGAGCCCCGAACTGTTCCTCGCCATCTCGCTGCTGGTGGTGATCGTCGCCAGTCTAGCGACGTCGGCGGCCGGCCTGTCGCCGATCGTCGGCGCGCTGCTCGCCGGTCTGCTGATCGCCGAAACCGAATATCACAGCGAAGTCGAAGTCATCACCGCGCCGTTCAAGGGGCTTGCGCTCGGCGTGTTCCTGATCACCGTCGGCATGAGCCTGAACCTCGAAACGTTGCTCGCCAACTGGACCGACTTCGTACTGGCACTCGCCGGCGTGGTCGCGGCTAAATCGCTGGTGACGTTCCTGCTGCTGCGACTGTCGGGCGCGCGGAGCGGCACGGCGGCGGAAACCAGCCTGTTAATGTCGAGCCCGTCCGAAACCACCTTGATCGTGCTCGGCACCGCAGCATCGGCGGGACTGATAGCGGCGGGCGACGCGGCGTTCTGGCAGACGGTGACCGCACTCGGATTGACGATCACCCCAGCACTCGCCGAAATCGGCCGCGTCGTCGCTCGCCGGATCGAAGCGCGCGAAGGCGTCGGCGCGGACCTCCAGATCGACGACGAAGGCCCCGGCACCGTGGTGATCGGCTTCGGCCGCGTCGGGAAGATGGTGGCCGACATGCTCAAAGAGCATGGCCAGCCTTATCTGGCCGTCGAGGCGGATATCGACGCCGCCAAGATCGCCCGGCGCGACGGCTATTCGGTCGTGTTCGGCGATGTCGCGCGCAGCGAGCTGGTCGACCGCCTCAACCTCGGCCGCGCCAAGGCGCTCGTGCTGACGATGGACGACCCGGTGCTGACCGTCCGCCTCACCAAACGCGTGCGCGGATGGGTGCCAGGGCTCACGATCGTCGCCCGCGCGCGCGATGCTGCCCACGCCGCCGAGCTGTACAAAGCCGGCGTCACCGATGCGGTACCCGAAACGCTCGAAAGCTCGCTGCAACTGTCCGAAGCCGTATTGGTCGACCTCGGCGTCGCAATGGGGCCCGTGATCGCTTCCATTCACGAAAAGCGCGACGAATTGCGCAAGGAAATCAAGGAGGCCGCCGACATGACTCGCGAGCCGCGACTCAAAAGAGCGCGCCGCAGCGAAGCTTAG
- a CDS encoding FAD-dependent oxidoreductase: MSDTDICIIGGGPAGMVAGLLFARAGLRTVVLEKHKDFLRDFRGDTVHPSTLRIFSELGLLDELLKRPHQKLHRLSARIAGRDMRIVDMTHLHVPAPYVALMPQWDFLDFVADAARRYPTFTLRQSCEGASLIEESGRVAGVRTANGEEIRARLTIACDGRDSRHRAGLSATVIGAPMDVFWFRIPKAARPDNETMGVFDTGTLFVMIDRGDYYQCAFVFPKGGAERIRAEGLDAFRDRVRKIGPETATVDQGVGSWDDVKLLTVTVDRLENWNRPGLLVIGDAAHAMSPIGGVGINLAVQDAVAAANLLAAPMVAGEDPDPLLHQVHDRRIRAVKLTQGMQKLAQDAIIAPLLASTTPLDGPPLVAKLLDRIPLLRRIPARVIGMGFRPEHVRSPEALS, translated from the coding sequence ATGAGTGACACCGACATCTGTATAATCGGCGGCGGGCCGGCCGGGATGGTCGCCGGATTGCTGTTCGCGCGCGCCGGGTTGCGCACCGTCGTGCTGGAAAAGCACAAGGATTTCCTGCGCGATTTCCGCGGCGACACGGTGCATCCGTCGACGTTGCGTATCTTCAGCGAGTTGGGGCTGCTCGACGAACTCCTCAAGCGACCGCACCAGAAGCTGCACCGGCTGAGCGCGCGGATCGCAGGGCGCGACATGCGCATCGTGGATATGACGCATCTCCATGTGCCGGCGCCGTACGTCGCGTTGATGCCGCAATGGGATTTCCTCGATTTCGTGGCGGATGCGGCGCGGCGTTACCCGACCTTCACGCTGCGCCAGAGTTGCGAAGGAGCGAGCCTGATCGAAGAAAGTGGGCGTGTCGCCGGCGTCCGGACAGCGAACGGGGAAGAGATTCGCGCGCGGCTGACGATCGCCTGCGACGGGCGCGATTCGCGGCATCGCGCCGGGCTGTCCGCGACGGTGATCGGCGCGCCGATGGACGTGTTCTGGTTCCGCATTCCCAAGGCCGCCCGTCCCGACAACGAAACGATGGGCGTGTTCGATACCGGTACGCTGTTCGTGATGATCGATCGCGGCGACTATTATCAATGCGCGTTCGTGTTTCCGAAGGGCGGGGCGGAGAGGATCAGGGCGGAAGGATTGGACGCCTTTCGCGATCGCGTCCGCAAGATCGGCCCCGAGACCGCGACGGTCGATCAGGGCGTCGGTAGCTGGGACGACGTCAAGTTGCTGACGGTAACGGTCGATCGGCTCGAGAATTGGAACCGACCGGGCCTGCTGGTGATCGGCGATGCGGCGCACGCGATGTCGCCGATCGGCGGGGTCGGGATCAACCTGGCGGTGCAGGACGCGGTAGCGGCGGCGAACCTGCTCGCGGCGCCGATGGTGGCGGGAGAGGATCCCGACCCGCTGCTGCACCAGGTCCACGACCGTCGCATCCGGGCGGTCAAGCTGACCCAAGGGATGCAGAAGCTGGCGCAGGACGCGATCATCGCGCCGTTGCTGGCGAGCACGACACCGCTCGACGGCCCGCCGCTCGTCGCCAAGCTGCTCGACCGCATCCCGCTGCTACGCCGCATCCCGGCACGGGTGATCGGCATGGGCTTCCGGCCGGAGCATGTCCGGTCGCCGGAAGCTCTTTCATAA